The following proteins are co-located in the Clavibacter capsici genome:
- a CDS encoding adenosine deaminase, producing the protein MISTLPPTAELHLHVEGTLEPELVFELAERNGVELPYAGIEDLRSRYAFTDLQSFLDLYYACTAVLRTRRDFHDLAAAYLERAAADGIRHVEMSFDPQAHTTRGVAVDDVLDGLLDALRDARVRHGISGGLILSFLRDRPVEEAMATLESVAHRTHDLLAVGLDSAEVGYPPSLFVDVFARARELGLHAVAHAGEEGPPAYVWEALDLLHVERVDHGVRCLEDPALVDRLVADRIPLTVCPLSNVRLGVNETLDEHALPELLARGVLAMVNSDDPAYFGGYLGENLRQLRQAHAFDDDQVALLARNSFEASFLPDERRAELLAAVDAWRASAL; encoded by the coding sequence ATGATCTCCACCCTCCCGCCCACCGCCGAGCTGCACCTCCACGTCGAGGGGACCCTCGAACCGGAGCTGGTCTTCGAGCTGGCCGAGCGCAACGGCGTCGAGCTGCCGTACGCGGGCATCGAGGACCTCCGCTCGCGCTACGCCTTCACCGACCTGCAGTCGTTCCTCGACCTCTACTACGCGTGCACCGCGGTGCTCCGCACCCGCCGCGACTTCCACGACCTCGCGGCCGCGTACCTCGAGCGGGCCGCGGCGGACGGGATCCGGCACGTGGAGATGTCGTTCGACCCGCAGGCGCACACGACCCGGGGCGTCGCCGTCGACGACGTGCTCGACGGGCTGCTCGACGCCCTCCGCGACGCGCGCGTCCGCCACGGCATCTCGGGCGGCCTGATCCTCTCCTTCCTCCGCGACCGCCCGGTGGAGGAGGCGATGGCGACCCTCGAGTCGGTCGCGCACCGCACCCACGACCTGCTCGCGGTCGGGCTCGACTCCGCCGAGGTCGGCTACCCGCCGTCGCTGTTCGTCGACGTGTTCGCGCGGGCCCGGGAGCTGGGTCTGCACGCCGTCGCGCACGCGGGCGAGGAGGGCCCGCCCGCGTACGTGTGGGAGGCGCTCGACCTGCTGCACGTCGAGCGGGTGGATCACGGCGTGCGCTGCCTCGAGGATCCCGCGCTCGTCGACCGGCTCGTCGCCGACCGGATCCCGCTCACCGTCTGCCCGCTCTCGAACGTGCGCCTCGGTGTGAACGAGACCCTCGACGAGCACGCGCTGCCCGAGCTGCTCGCCCGCGGGGTCCTCGCGATGGTGAACAGCGACGACCCGGCCTACTTCGGCGGCTACCTCGGCGAGAACCTCCGGCAGCTGCGCCAGGCGCACGCGTTCGACGACGACCAGGTCGCGCTCCTCGCCCGCAACTCGTTCGAGGCGTCGTTCCTCCCCGACGAGCGGCGGGCCGAGCTGCTGGCCGCGGTCGACGCCTGGCGGGCGTCGGCGCTCTGA
- a CDS encoding DsbA family protein, whose amino-acid sequence MSKKTSADRDRTREIREKANARRRLEEAKRKRRRLLTQLGVAGAVVILVAGIWGGASLLRDQASAGSVAPTADATVQLGSGGEAHVTTEPDAVSVGAADAPVTLDVYEDYSCPHCQEYEGATGPLLDRVAASGQVRVVYHPIRIVTNYGRVAGSTAACVLQHDPSAWPGVHSALFANHSAATDSWTGKDFSSWLGGQGVTDPEALTCTEKGAYAGWITANTDAAASAGVTGTPTLMIGGQKTTTVSGQQLVDALTAAGAALPAGIAEG is encoded by the coding sequence ATGAGCAAGAAGACCAGCGCCGACCGCGACCGCACCCGCGAGATCCGCGAGAAGGCCAACGCCCGGCGCCGCCTCGAGGAGGCGAAGCGGAAGCGCCGCCGCCTGCTGACCCAGCTCGGCGTCGCCGGCGCCGTCGTGATCCTCGTCGCCGGCATCTGGGGCGGCGCGAGCCTCCTCCGCGACCAGGCGTCCGCCGGCAGCGTGGCGCCCACCGCGGACGCCACCGTGCAGCTGGGGAGCGGCGGCGAGGCGCACGTCACCACCGAGCCCGACGCCGTGTCGGTCGGCGCCGCGGACGCGCCCGTGACGCTCGACGTCTACGAGGACTACTCCTGCCCGCACTGCCAGGAGTACGAGGGGGCGACCGGCCCGCTCCTCGACCGGGTCGCCGCATCCGGGCAGGTGCGCGTCGTCTATCACCCCATCCGGATCGTCACGAACTACGGCCGCGTCGCCGGCAGCACCGCCGCGTGCGTCCTCCAGCACGACCCGTCCGCCTGGCCCGGCGTGCACTCCGCCCTCTTCGCGAACCACTCCGCGGCGACGGACTCCTGGACAGGGAAGGACTTCTCCTCCTGGCTCGGCGGGCAGGGCGTCACCGACCCCGAGGCCCTCACCTGCACGGAGAAGGGCGCCTACGCCGGCTGGATCACCGCGAACACCGATGCCGCGGCCTCCGCGGGCGTCACCGGCACGCCGACCCTCATGATCGGCGGGCAGAAGACGACCACGGTCAGCGGTCAGCAGCTCGTCGACGCGCTCACGGCGGCCGGGGCCGCGCTGCCCGCGGGGATCGCGGAGGGGTGA
- a CDS encoding bifunctional copper resistance protein CopD/cytochrome c oxidase assembly protein has product MPPPSALPSADPGTDRDRPDPDDPVLVPRTLTVPHVRGRDTLLWACLPLAVVVTLAAASFTGATTQTLLVDPGDVVTYGLPVARVIHDAAASVTIGLLVVAAFALPGQRKQPGLASFAQWKATRWASRAAAVWLAASIAVLVLSGANVIGVPLTSPTFRSQFGYFTFRLELGQTLVASVVCVAVAFGISAWTRSVAGIGAAAAVALASLLPLSLSGHAAGTYEHANAVDSLGIHLVGVTVWAGGLVAVILCHKLAKGALPAVVRRYSTLAGWAFVAVALSGTVNASLRIGTPLDLVTTPYGLLLLVKTAFLVGLGAAGLAHRRILIPALVRDASRRTAFLRLAVGEVVVMSVAMGVSVALSRSAPPVPQTTIADVDPLASLVGFTFPDPVTPLRMLTAFHPDVLFLGVAAAMAGLYLVAVRRLRRRGDAWSAARTVPWLLGCAVLVYATSGGPAVYGAVHFSTHMIQHMLLMMYVTPLLVLGAPVLLLLRALPARKDGSRGVREWVLAATHSRYSRIVTNPIVAAIVFAGSLVAFYYTPWFEWSLATHQGHMLMTVHFLLSGYLFFFVLIGVDPGPKRPPYPIRLMLLLATMAFHAFFGLAIMSGTQVLAIDWWHQLGIATDAQLLADQAAGGGIAWGAGELPVVLVALMVVRQWSTSEQRAATRYDRAAARDDDAELRAYNARLSALDERADERRPTP; this is encoded by the coding sequence ATGCCCCCTCCCTCCGCCCTGCCCTCCGCCGATCCCGGCACCGACCGCGACCGCCCCGATCCCGACGACCCCGTCCTCGTGCCCCGCACGCTGACCGTCCCGCACGTCCGCGGGCGCGACACGCTGCTGTGGGCGTGCCTCCCGCTCGCCGTCGTCGTGACGCTGGCCGCCGCCTCCTTCACGGGCGCGACGACGCAGACCCTGCTGGTGGATCCCGGCGACGTCGTCACCTACGGCCTGCCCGTCGCGCGCGTGATCCACGACGCCGCCGCCTCCGTGACCATCGGTCTGCTCGTGGTCGCCGCCTTCGCGCTGCCCGGGCAGCGGAAGCAGCCCGGGCTGGCGAGCTTCGCGCAGTGGAAGGCCACCCGGTGGGCGTCGCGCGCGGCCGCCGTGTGGCTCGCCGCGAGCATCGCGGTGCTCGTCCTCTCCGGCGCCAACGTGATCGGCGTCCCGCTCACCTCCCCGACCTTCCGGAGCCAGTTCGGCTACTTCACGTTCCGGCTCGAGCTCGGCCAGACCCTCGTCGCCTCGGTGGTGTGCGTGGCCGTCGCGTTCGGCATCAGCGCGTGGACCCGGAGCGTCGCGGGCATCGGCGCGGCCGCGGCCGTCGCCCTCGCCTCGCTGCTCCCGCTCTCGCTGTCGGGCCACGCCGCGGGCACCTACGAGCACGCGAACGCGGTCGACAGCCTCGGGATCCACCTCGTCGGCGTCACCGTGTGGGCCGGCGGCCTGGTCGCGGTGATCCTCTGCCACAAGCTCGCGAAGGGCGCGCTGCCGGCGGTCGTCCGCCGCTACTCCACGCTCGCCGGCTGGGCGTTCGTGGCGGTCGCGCTGTCCGGCACCGTCAACGCGTCGCTCCGCATCGGCACGCCGCTCGACCTCGTCACCACCCCGTACGGGCTGCTGCTGCTCGTGAAGACGGCGTTCCTCGTCGGGCTCGGCGCCGCCGGGCTCGCGCACCGCCGCATCCTGATCCCCGCGCTCGTCCGCGACGCGAGCCGCCGGACCGCCTTCCTCCGGCTCGCGGTCGGCGAGGTGGTCGTGATGTCCGTCGCGATGGGCGTCTCGGTGGCGCTCTCGCGCAGCGCCCCGCCGGTGCCGCAGACCACGATCGCCGACGTCGACCCGCTCGCCTCGCTCGTGGGGTTCACCTTCCCCGACCCGGTCACGCCGCTGCGGATGCTCACGGCCTTCCACCCGGACGTCCTGTTCCTCGGCGTCGCGGCGGCGATGGCCGGCCTCTACCTCGTCGCGGTGCGGCGCCTCCGCCGGCGCGGCGACGCCTGGTCGGCCGCCCGGACCGTGCCGTGGCTGCTCGGCTGCGCGGTGCTCGTCTACGCGACCAGCGGCGGACCCGCGGTGTACGGGGCGGTGCACTTCAGCACCCACATGATCCAGCACATGCTGCTGATGATGTACGTCACGCCGCTGCTCGTGCTCGGCGCCCCCGTGCTCCTGCTGCTGCGCGCGCTGCCGGCCCGGAAGGACGGCAGCCGCGGCGTGCGCGAGTGGGTGCTCGCCGCGACGCACTCCCGGTACTCGCGCATCGTGACGAACCCGATCGTCGCCGCGATCGTCTTCGCCGGCAGCCTCGTGGCCTTCTACTACACGCCGTGGTTCGAGTGGTCGCTCGCCACCCACCAGGGCCACATGCTGATGACCGTCCACTTCCTCCTCAGCGGCTACCTCTTCTTCTTCGTGCTGATCGGGGTGGATCCGGGACCGAAGCGCCCGCCCTACCCGATCCGGCTGATGCTCCTGCTCGCCACGATGGCGTTCCACGCGTTCTTCGGCCTCGCGATCATGTCGGGCACGCAGGTCCTCGCGATCGACTGGTGGCACCAGCTCGGCATCGCGACGGACGCGCAGCTGCTCGCGGACCAGGCGGCGGGCGGCGGCATCGCGTGGGGCGCGGGCGAGCTGCCCGTCGTGCTCGTGGCGCTCATGGTCGTGCGCCAGTGGTCCACCTCCGAGCAGCGGGCGGCCACCCGCTACGACCGCGCGGCCGCGCGCGACGACGACGCCGAGCTCCGCGCCTACAACGCGCGGCTGTCCGCCCTCGACGAGCGCGCCGACGAGCGGCGGCCGACGCCGTGA
- a CDS encoding ABC-F family ATP-binding cassette domain-containing protein yields MHTSTHPLPARLRAQLAATDISVIRGASTVLHHVDVVITPLSRLAIVGENGRGKSTLLHVLAGTLAPDGGSVHRTGILGLAEQEMPTGDDSTVGQAIADAIAAPLAALAALDAAAADLASGVGSAAERYATALERAEALDAWDAERRVQVALGALDAVSDPARRLDDLSVGQRYRVRLACLLGADDDFLLLDEPTNHLDRSGLDFLTERLRTRRGGVVIVTHDRALLTDVAESILDLDPTPDDRPRVYGGGYAGYREGRAAERERWEQEHARQQAEHARLQDSLTAAQDRLVSGWRPEKGSAKHGRATRAGGLVQSVHRRQDQLEAHAVTVPEPPQEFRFPDLATRTGAALLTADGVSVDGRLSEATSLSLSHRGRLVVTGPNGAGKSTLLAVLAGDLEPDAGTVRRSRGVRLGLLRQETALPLDRRASDVYREHLDALVAGGAVDSAETVGLSRLGLLRPREAGKRVGELSMGQQRRLDLALVLAARPHVLVLDEPTNHLSIALVDELTDALGATEAAVVLSTHDRQLLRDVESWPHLRLTATAGGGHRP; encoded by the coding sequence ATGCACACCTCCACCCACCCGCTTCCGGCGCGCCTGCGCGCCCAGCTCGCCGCCACCGACATCTCCGTGATCCGCGGGGCGTCGACGGTCCTCCATCACGTCGACGTCGTGATCACGCCCCTGTCGCGTCTCGCGATCGTCGGGGAGAACGGCCGCGGCAAGTCGACGCTGCTGCACGTCCTCGCCGGCACCCTGGCGCCGGATGGGGGCTCCGTGCATCGCACCGGGATCCTCGGCCTCGCCGAGCAGGAGATGCCCACGGGCGACGACAGCACGGTCGGGCAGGCGATCGCGGACGCGATCGCCGCACCCCTCGCTGCCCTGGCCGCTCTCGACGCAGCCGCAGCCGACCTCGCATCCGGCGTCGGGAGCGCAGCCGAGCGGTACGCGACCGCCCTCGAACGAGCCGAAGCGCTCGACGCCTGGGACGCCGAGCGGCGGGTGCAGGTCGCGCTCGGCGCGCTCGACGCCGTGTCGGACCCGGCTCGGCGTCTGGACGACCTGTCGGTCGGGCAGCGCTACCGGGTGCGACTGGCGTGCCTGCTCGGCGCCGATGACGACTTCCTGCTGCTGGACGAGCCGACGAACCACCTCGACCGCAGCGGCCTCGATTTCCTCACCGAGCGGCTGCGCACGCGTCGCGGCGGAGTGGTGATCGTGACCCACGACCGCGCTCTGCTGACGGACGTGGCGGAGTCGATCCTCGACCTCGACCCCACGCCCGACGACCGCCCGCGCGTCTACGGCGGTGGCTACGCCGGCTACCGCGAGGGGCGCGCGGCGGAGCGCGAGCGATGGGAGCAGGAGCACGCCCGGCAGCAGGCCGAGCACGCCCGCCTGCAGGACAGCCTCACCGCGGCGCAGGACCGGCTCGTCTCCGGCTGGCGGCCGGAGAAGGGCAGCGCCAAGCACGGCCGCGCCACCCGCGCGGGCGGCCTCGTGCAGAGCGTGCACCGTCGCCAGGACCAGCTCGAGGCCCACGCGGTCACCGTGCCGGAACCACCGCAGGAGTTCCGGTTCCCGGACCTCGCGACGCGCACCGGAGCGGCGCTGCTCACGGCGGACGGCGTGAGCGTCGACGGCCGGCTGTCCGAGGCGACCTCGCTGTCTCTGTCGCATCGGGGACGGCTCGTGGTGACGGGACCGAACGGCGCCGGGAAGTCGACCCTCCTCGCCGTCCTCGCCGGTGACCTCGAACCGGACGCCGGCACCGTCCGGCGCTCGCGCGGCGTGCGGCTGGGCCTGCTCCGCCAGGAGACGGCTCTCCCGCTGGATCGGCGCGCGAGCGACGTCTACCGGGAACACCTCGACGCGCTGGTCGCAGGCGGTGCGGTCGACTCCGCCGAGACGGTGGGGCTCTCGCGACTCGGGCTCCTCCGGCCTCGGGAGGCGGGCAAGCGGGTCGGCGAGCTGTCGATGGGGCAGCAGCGTCGCCTCGACCTGGCGCTCGTGCTCGCGGCGCGGCCGCACGTGCTGGTGCTGGATGAGCCGACGAACCATCTCTCCATCGCGCTGGTGGACGAGCTCACCGACGCCCTGGGAGCCACGGAGGCTGCCGTCGTCCTCTCCACGCACGACCGGCAGCTGCTGCGTGACGTCGAGAGCTGGCCGCACCTCCGCCTCACGGCGACGGCGGGAGGCGGGCATCGTCCGTGA
- a CDS encoding glycoside hydrolase family 13 protein, whose translation MDTSPRSVPVPPRADAAWWRSATIYQVLLRSFADGDGDGIGDIAGLRARLPYLAALGVDAIWVNPWYPSPMVDAGYDVSDYRDVDPTSGTLAEAEALIAEAHDLGLRVLLDIVPNHTSDAHPWFRQALAGDPAARARYLFREGRGADGELPPNDWESCFRGPAWTRTTDPDGRPGAWYLHMFAPEQPDLDWTSPEVRAEFVDVLRFWFDRGVDGFRVDVAHGLAKAEGLPDGLGADRRTEAHPGWDQDEVHDVYREWRRVADSYDPPRVFVAEAWVARPERLPLYLRPDELHTAFEFEPLHVTFRAGPWRRVIDDGLAKAALSGAPSAWALTNHDVVRQATRYGREQPEVRASNEQQRARFGVDPVDHALGRRRARAAVTLTMALPGVAYVYFGEELGLHEVEDLPDARRRDPIHHRSGGTDPGRDGSRVPLPWSGTALPYGFSDPAGDGGAEPWLPQPGSWAELTVERQEADPASTLRHYRRLLAARRALVVPTEPLVWLASPPDVLAFRRGALECWVNLGTGPAPLPPGRRVALASSGEVAGTLPPDVAVWLVPADA comes from the coding sequence ATGGACACCAGCCCCCGCTCCGTGCCCGTCCCGCCCCGCGCGGACGCCGCCTGGTGGCGCAGCGCCACGATCTACCAGGTGCTCCTGCGCAGCTTCGCCGACGGGGACGGCGACGGGATCGGCGACATCGCGGGCCTCCGCGCGCGCCTGCCGTACCTCGCCGCGCTCGGCGTCGACGCGATCTGGGTGAACCCCTGGTACCCGTCGCCCATGGTCGACGCCGGCTACGACGTGTCCGACTACCGCGACGTGGATCCGACGTCCGGCACGCTCGCCGAGGCGGAGGCCCTCATCGCCGAGGCCCACGACCTCGGCCTGCGCGTGCTGCTCGACATCGTCCCGAACCACACCTCCGACGCCCACCCCTGGTTCCGGCAGGCGCTCGCCGGGGATCCCGCCGCCCGCGCGCGCTACCTCTTCCGCGAGGGGAGGGGTGCCGACGGCGAGCTGCCGCCGAACGACTGGGAGAGCTGCTTCCGGGGCCCGGCGTGGACCCGCACCACGGATCCCGACGGCCGCCCCGGCGCCTGGTACCTGCACATGTTCGCCCCCGAGCAGCCCGACCTCGACTGGACGAGCCCGGAGGTGCGCGCGGAGTTCGTCGACGTGCTCCGCTTCTGGTTCGACCGCGGGGTCGACGGCTTCCGCGTCGACGTCGCGCACGGCCTCGCCAAGGCCGAGGGCCTGCCGGACGGGCTCGGCGCCGACCGGCGCACGGAGGCGCACCCCGGCTGGGACCAGGACGAGGTGCACGACGTCTACCGGGAGTGGCGCCGGGTCGCCGACTCCTACGATCCGCCGCGCGTCTTCGTCGCCGAGGCGTGGGTCGCGCGGCCCGAGCGGCTGCCGCTCTACCTGCGGCCCGACGAGCTGCACACCGCCTTCGAGTTCGAGCCGCTGCACGTGACCTTCCGGGCCGGGCCCTGGCGGCGGGTGATCGACGACGGGCTGGCGAAGGCCGCGCTGTCGGGGGCGCCGAGCGCGTGGGCGCTGACCAACCACGACGTCGTGCGCCAGGCGACCCGGTACGGCCGGGAGCAGCCGGAGGTCCGGGCGTCGAACGAGCAGCAGCGGGCGCGCTTCGGGGTCGACCCGGTGGATCACGCGCTCGGCCGCCGCCGCGCCCGCGCCGCCGTCACGCTGACGATGGCCCTGCCCGGCGTCGCCTACGTCTACTTCGGCGAGGAGCTGGGGCTGCACGAGGTGGAGGACCTGCCGGACGCGCGGCGGCGGGACCCGATCCACCACCGCTCCGGCGGCACCGACCCCGGGCGGGACGGCTCCCGGGTGCCGCTGCCCTGGTCGGGCACCGCCTTGCCCTACGGGTTCTCGGACCCGGCCGGCGACGGCGGCGCGGAGCCGTGGCTGCCGCAGCCGGGCTCCTGGGCGGAGCTGACCGTCGAGCGCCAGGAGGCGGATCCCGCGTCGACCCTGCGACACTACCGGCGGCTGCTCGCCGCCCGCCGCGCGCTCGTCGTGCCGACCGAGCCGCTGGTCTGGCTGGCGTCGCCGCCCGACGTGCTGGCGTTCCGCCGCGGCGCGCTCGAGTGCTGGGTGAACCTCGGCACGGGACCCGCGCCCCTGCCGCCGGGCCGGCGCGTGGCGCTCGCCTCCTCGGGCGAGGTCGCCGGTACCCTGCCGCCGGACGTCGCGGTCTGGCTGGTGCCCGCGGACGCGTGA
- a CDS encoding NAD(P)-dependent alcohol dehydrogenase, translating to MRTVNAYAATSATDPITKTTIERRDVGPKDVSIDIAYSGVCHSDIHTVRGEWGPIQYPQVVGHEIVGRVTEVGSEVSKHKVGDLVGVGCMVNSCKECEQCKAGQEQYCLKGNIQTYGGTDPADGTITQGGYSEAVVVDEDFVLRVPESLDVEKVAPLLCAGITTYSPLRHWNAGPGTKVAVVGMGGLGHMAVKIAAAMGADVTVLSQTLSKKEDGLRFGAEDYYATADDATFTELAGSFDLIINTVSAKLDMSKYIGLLAIDGTLVNVGAPSEPLEIPAFALIPARRSWAGSMIGGIAETQEMLDFCAEHGILPETELISAEQINEAYERVLKSDVRYRFVIDAKTFA from the coding sequence ATGCGCACCGTCAACGCCTACGCGGCCACGTCCGCCACCGACCCCATCACCAAGACCACCATCGAGCGCCGCGACGTCGGCCCGAAGGACGTCTCCATCGACATCGCCTACTCCGGCGTCTGCCACTCCGACATCCACACCGTCCGCGGCGAGTGGGGCCCCATCCAGTACCCGCAGGTCGTGGGCCACGAGATCGTCGGCCGCGTCACCGAGGTCGGCTCCGAGGTCTCCAAGCACAAGGTCGGCGACCTCGTCGGCGTCGGCTGCATGGTCAACTCCTGCAAGGAGTGCGAGCAGTGCAAGGCCGGCCAGGAGCAGTACTGCCTGAAGGGCAACATCCAGACCTACGGCGGCACCGACCCGGCCGACGGCACCATCACGCAGGGCGGCTACTCCGAGGCCGTCGTCGTCGACGAGGACTTCGTGCTCCGCGTCCCCGAGTCCCTCGACGTCGAGAAGGTCGCGCCGCTGCTCTGCGCCGGCATCACCACCTACTCGCCGCTGCGCCACTGGAACGCGGGCCCCGGCACGAAGGTCGCCGTGGTCGGCATGGGCGGCCTCGGCCACATGGCCGTGAAGATCGCCGCCGCCATGGGCGCCGACGTCACCGTGCTCTCGCAGACGCTCTCCAAGAAGGAGGACGGCCTCCGCTTCGGCGCCGAGGACTACTACGCCACCGCCGACGACGCGACGTTCACCGAGCTCGCGGGCTCGTTCGACCTGATCATCAACACCGTCTCCGCGAAGCTCGACATGTCGAAGTACATCGGCCTGCTCGCGATCGACGGCACGCTGGTCAACGTCGGCGCCCCGTCGGAGCCGCTCGAGATCCCCGCGTTCGCGCTCATCCCCGCGCGCCGCAGCTGGGCCGGCTCCATGATCGGCGGCATCGCCGAGACGCAGGAGATGCTGGACTTCTGCGCCGAGCACGGCATTCTGCCCGAGACCGAGCTCATCTCGGCCGAGCAGATCAACGAGGCCTACGAGCGCGTCCTCAAGTCCGACGTGCGCTACCGCTTCGTCATCGACGCGAAGACGTTCGCGTAG